Proteins encoded by one window of Nocardioides euryhalodurans:
- a CDS encoding CPBP family intramembrane glutamic endopeptidase yields MTPGQPAPWTPQTPYGASPEAAGPTLDGTGREGLPYHLLLRGGWSGAWWRGLLGILALAIGMLLVLPFLMLVPFLLYYALSGAEVGESVTGLVDLTDPSPAGLAYLNLTLAGLIPLTWVIVRWLHGLRPRWLSSIRPRLRWGYLFACFGLSFVALIATLVVAALLPSDAAGASVAGELNEFTPRLRDFMLVVLLLTPLQAAAEEYAFRGYLLQAFGGMVRSPWVAVGLSSLLFALAHGAQDAPIFFDRFAFGVVAGVLVVVTGGLEAGIAMHVLNNWLAFGIALAYGDMSSALNPTGGTWWSIPVTLTQSLVYLALAWWVARVMGLRKRSDPAVLPAPEGRV; encoded by the coding sequence GTGACGCCGGGCCAGCCCGCACCCTGGACCCCGCAGACGCCGTACGGTGCCTCCCCGGAGGCTGCTGGTCCCACGCTGGACGGCACGGGTCGCGAGGGCCTGCCCTACCACCTGTTGCTGCGAGGCGGCTGGTCCGGCGCGTGGTGGCGCGGGCTCCTCGGCATCCTCGCGCTGGCGATCGGCATGCTGCTGGTGCTGCCGTTCCTGATGCTGGTGCCGTTCCTCCTCTACTACGCGCTCAGCGGCGCCGAGGTCGGGGAGTCCGTGACGGGGCTCGTCGACCTCACCGACCCCTCGCCGGCCGGCCTCGCCTACCTCAACCTGACCCTGGCCGGGCTGATCCCGCTCACCTGGGTGATCGTGCGGTGGCTCCACGGGTTGCGGCCGCGCTGGCTGTCCTCGATCCGGCCGCGGCTGCGGTGGGGCTACCTGTTCGCGTGCTTCGGGCTGTCCTTCGTCGCGCTGATCGCGACCCTCGTCGTCGCCGCGCTGCTCCCCAGCGACGCGGCCGGGGCCTCCGTCGCCGGCGAGCTCAACGAGTTCACGCCACGGCTGCGCGACTTCATGCTCGTGGTGCTGCTGCTGACCCCGCTGCAGGCCGCCGCCGAGGAGTACGCCTTCCGCGGCTACCTCCTGCAGGCCTTCGGCGGGATGGTCCGCAGCCCCTGGGTCGCGGTGGGGCTCTCCTCGCTGCTCTTCGCGCTGGCCCACGGTGCGCAGGACGCGCCGATCTTCTTCGACCGCTTCGCGTTCGGCGTCGTGGCCGGTGTGCTCGTGGTCGTCACCGGCGGGCTCGAGGCCGGCATCGCGATGCACGTCCTCAACAACTGGCTGGCCTTCGGCATCGCCCTCGCGTACGGCGACATGAGCTCGGCGCTCAACCCGACCGGCGGCACCTGGTGGAGCATCCCCGTGACCCTCACCCAGTCGCTCGTCTACCTCGCCCTGGCATGGTGGGTCGCGCGTGTGATGGGCCTGAGGAAGCGGTCCGACCCGGCCGTTTTGCCCGCCCCGGAAGGGCGCGTGTAA
- a CDS encoding fumarylacetoacetate hydrolase family protein — translation MRIARFTTGEDPLYGVVTGELDDYGQPADDSVVVTLAGDPMYVGVKATQEEHKLSDVRLLAPVLPRSKVIGIGRNYAAHAAELGHDLPEEPLMFLKPNTSVIGPGDTIAYPSQTQDLHFEGELAVVIGRICRDVPAAQATDVIYGYTIGNDVTARDLQRSDVQFTRAKGFDTFCPLGPWIETDLDPQHFADGVSIQTHLEGDLKQDGNTRDLIFDIPTLVAHVSSVMTLLPGDVILTGTPEGVGPMEVGDEVEVSIAGLGTLTNKVAKR, via the coding sequence GTGCGCATCGCAAGGTTCACGACAGGCGAGGACCCGCTCTACGGCGTGGTCACCGGAGAGCTCGACGACTACGGCCAGCCGGCCGACGACTCGGTGGTCGTCACGCTCGCCGGCGACCCGATGTACGTCGGCGTGAAGGCGACCCAGGAGGAGCACAAGCTCTCCGACGTCCGGCTGCTCGCGCCGGTGCTGCCGCGCAGCAAGGTGATCGGCATCGGCCGCAACTACGCCGCCCACGCGGCGGAGCTCGGCCACGACCTGCCCGAGGAGCCGTTGATGTTCCTCAAGCCCAACACCAGCGTGATCGGCCCGGGCGACACCATCGCCTACCCGTCGCAGACCCAGGACCTCCACTTCGAGGGCGAGCTCGCGGTCGTCATCGGCCGGATCTGCCGCGACGTCCCGGCCGCGCAGGCGACCGACGTCATCTACGGCTACACCATCGGCAACGACGTGACCGCCCGCGACCTGCAGCGCTCGGACGTGCAGTTCACCCGCGCCAAGGGCTTCGACACCTTCTGCCCGCTCGGCCCGTGGATCGAGACCGACCTCGACCCGCAGCACTTCGCCGACGGGGTGTCGATCCAGACCCACCTCGAGGGCGACCTCAAGCAGGACGGCAACACCCGCGACCTGATCTTCGACATCCCGACCCTGGTCGCCCACGTCTCCAGCGTCATGACGCTGCTGCCGGGCGACGTGATCCTCACCGGCACCCCCGAGGGCGTCGGTCCCATGGAGGTGGGCGACGAGGTCGAGGTCTCGATCGCGGGCCTCGGAACCCTGACCAACAAGGTGGCCAAGCGATGA
- the gltX gene encoding glutamate--tRNA ligase, translated as MSVRVRFCPSPTGSPHVGLARTALFNWAFARHHGGSIVFRMEDTDKERSTQESYDAILDVWRWLGLTWDEGIEVGGPHGPYKQSERTEIYRDVLARLAASSFTYDCFCTTDEVTARRKAAGSKVQGYDGFCRDLSAEQRSAFEGEGRRPVVRFRMPEGSITWTDLVRGDVTFETEFVPDFALCRANGDPLYTLVNPVDDALMEISHVLRGEDLLSSTPRQIALHGALVELGVSSAVPEFGHLPYVMGEGNKKLSKRDPEAHLLAYRDQGFLPEGLLNYLALLGWAIAADRDVFTLAEMVESFEIRDVNPNPARFDLKKAEAINADHMRMLSVEELTHRVLPHLKAAGVVGDPVHDSDAQLLELAMPLVAERMNKLTEAAPMLGFLFVDEADFTRHDEIDDAGREVVRAAHEALAGLATWSTAAIEEALRSALIEGLGLKPRLAFGPVRIAATGRKVSPPLFESLELLGRERSLARLAGALS; from the coding sequence ATGAGCGTCCGCGTCCGGTTCTGCCCCTCGCCGACCGGCTCGCCCCACGTGGGGCTCGCCCGCACGGCGCTGTTCAACTGGGCCTTCGCCCGCCACCACGGCGGGAGCATCGTCTTCCGCATGGAGGACACCGACAAGGAGCGCAGCACCCAGGAGTCGTACGACGCGATCCTCGACGTGTGGCGCTGGCTGGGCCTGACCTGGGACGAGGGCATCGAGGTCGGTGGTCCCCACGGGCCCTACAAGCAGTCCGAGCGCACCGAGATCTACCGCGACGTCCTGGCCCGGCTGGCGGCGTCCTCGTTCACCTACGACTGCTTCTGCACCACCGACGAGGTGACCGCCCGGCGCAAGGCGGCGGGCTCGAAGGTGCAGGGCTACGACGGGTTCTGCCGCGACCTGTCCGCCGAGCAGCGCTCCGCCTTCGAGGGCGAGGGGCGCCGGCCCGTGGTCCGCTTCCGGATGCCCGAGGGCAGCATCACCTGGACAGACCTGGTCCGCGGCGACGTCACGTTCGAGACCGAGTTCGTGCCCGACTTCGCGCTGTGCCGTGCCAACGGCGACCCGCTCTACACGCTGGTCAACCCCGTCGACGACGCCCTGATGGAGATCAGCCACGTGCTGCGCGGCGAGGACCTGCTCTCCAGCACCCCGCGCCAGATCGCGCTGCACGGAGCGCTGGTCGAGCTCGGGGTGTCGTCGGCCGTCCCGGAGTTCGGCCACCTGCCCTACGTGATGGGGGAGGGCAACAAGAAGCTCTCCAAGCGCGACCCGGAGGCCCACCTGCTGGCCTACCGCGACCAGGGCTTCCTGCCCGAGGGGCTGCTCAACTACCTCGCCCTGCTCGGCTGGGCGATCGCCGCCGACCGCGACGTCTTCACCCTCGCGGAGATGGTGGAGTCCTTCGAGATCCGCGACGTCAACCCCAACCCCGCCCGCTTCGACCTCAAGAAGGCCGAGGCGATCAACGCCGACCACATGCGGATGCTGTCGGTCGAGGAGCTCACCCACCGGGTGCTGCCCCACCTCAAGGCCGCGGGCGTGGTCGGCGACCCGGTCCACGACTCCGACGCCCAGCTGCTCGAGCTCGCGATGCCGCTGGTCGCCGAGCGGATGAACAAGCTCACCGAGGCCGCCCCGATGCTCGGCTTCCTCTTCGTCGACGAGGCCGACTTCACCCGGCACGACGAGATCGACGACGCAGGACGCGAGGTCGTACGCGCGGCGCACGAGGCCCTGGCGGGGCTGGCCACGTGGTCCACGGCCGCGATCGAGGAGGCCCTGCGCAGCGCGCTGATCGAAGGGCTCGGGCTCAAGCCTCGCCTGGCCTTCGGGCCGGTGCGGATCGCCGCGACCGGCCGGAAGGTCTCGCCCCCGCTCTTCGAGTCCCTCGAGCTGCTCGGTCGCGAGCGGTCCCTGGCACGCCTGGCCGGGGCCCTCTCGTGA
- a CDS encoding MMPL family transporter: MNRQLAGALTGRVTKWVVLVAWLLVAAGSAGFAAKLADVQNNEASSWLPESAESTRAFERLEPFQDPNAIPTVVVYHRDGGLTEADLAAIEEHAVEFAAMDGVAEAREGRPPSVVSPAVAEQLGFPAVSQDGSVAQTSATFDLGSEGWNKMPAVADELRDIADLGGVDVYVAGAGGQAADSAEAFGGIDTTLLAGTLSVVILILLFTYRSPILWVLPIFSAVVALFVSQALIYFLARYADLTVNGQSYAILTILVIGAGTDYALLLVARYREELRRHEDRHEAMGFALHRAAPALLASAATVALGMLCLMIAEMNSTAGLGPVAAIGIVVTFLVMISLLPALLVITGRWIFWPRRPGFGSAEPTRTGFWARVGRWIAPRPRKVWVVTTVLLAIACVGLLRLDTNGLSTEDSYTQEFQSVTGQQVLVDAGLVDQSNTVMVVADAGSEEAIAEALTGLDDVEPPKPPVTSGDVTFVEAAIGSDPASPEAFATVERVRDAVHGVEGADALVGGNSAFFLDTRDAANRDNLVIIPVILVLVFFILMLLLRSVLAPLILIATVVLSFGAALGISVMLFEYVFGFAGSDPGFPLFAFVFLVALGIDYNIFLMTRVREETMHSGTRKGALVALTSTGGVITSAGLVLAATFLVLGTIPVVFLAQLGVAVALGVILDTMIVRSVLVTAINVDLGGRIWWPSRLDTEDRALTVDEVAAPMETVH, encoded by the coding sequence ATGAACCGTCAGCTCGCAGGCGCCCTCACCGGCCGGGTCACCAAGTGGGTCGTCCTCGTGGCGTGGCTGCTGGTCGCGGCGGGCTCGGCGGGGTTCGCGGCCAAGCTGGCCGACGTCCAGAACAACGAGGCCTCCTCGTGGCTGCCGGAGTCGGCGGAGTCGACCCGGGCCTTCGAGCGCCTCGAGCCGTTCCAGGACCCCAACGCCATCCCCACCGTGGTCGTCTACCACCGCGACGGTGGCCTGACGGAGGCCGACCTCGCGGCCATCGAGGAGCACGCGGTCGAGTTCGCCGCGATGGACGGCGTGGCCGAGGCCAGGGAGGGGCGGCCACCGTCGGTCGTCAGCCCCGCCGTCGCCGAGCAGCTGGGCTTCCCCGCGGTCTCGCAGGACGGCAGCGTCGCGCAGACCAGCGCCACCTTCGACCTCGGCTCGGAGGGCTGGAACAAGATGCCCGCCGTCGCGGACGAGCTGCGGGACATCGCCGACCTCGGTGGCGTCGACGTGTACGTCGCCGGAGCCGGCGGTCAGGCCGCCGACTCGGCCGAGGCGTTCGGCGGCATCGACACGACGTTGCTGGCGGGCACCCTCAGCGTGGTGATCCTGATCCTGCTGTTCACCTACCGCAGCCCGATCCTGTGGGTGCTCCCGATCTTCAGCGCCGTGGTCGCCCTGTTCGTCTCCCAGGCCCTCATCTACTTCCTGGCGAGGTACGCCGACCTCACCGTGAACGGGCAGTCCTACGCGATCCTGACCATCCTGGTGATCGGTGCCGGCACCGACTACGCCCTGCTGCTGGTCGCGCGCTACCGCGAGGAGCTGCGTCGTCACGAGGACCGGCACGAGGCGATGGGCTTCGCGCTGCACCGTGCCGCACCGGCCCTGCTGGCCAGTGCCGCGACCGTGGCGCTCGGCATGCTGTGCCTGATGATCGCCGAGATGAACTCCACGGCCGGTCTCGGGCCGGTCGCGGCGATCGGCATCGTCGTGACGTTCCTGGTGATGATCAGCCTGCTGCCCGCGCTGCTCGTGATCACCGGTCGGTGGATCTTCTGGCCGCGCCGTCCTGGCTTCGGCTCGGCCGAGCCGACCCGGACCGGCTTCTGGGCCAGGGTCGGGCGCTGGATCGCGCCGCGGCCACGCAAGGTCTGGGTGGTCACCACCGTGCTGCTGGCCATCGCCTGCGTGGGCCTGCTCCGCCTGGACACCAACGGGCTGTCGACGGAGGACTCCTACACCCAGGAGTTCCAGTCCGTGACCGGCCAGCAGGTGCTGGTCGACGCCGGCCTGGTGGACCAGTCCAACACCGTCATGGTGGTGGCTGACGCGGGGAGCGAGGAGGCGATCGCCGAGGCCCTGACCGGTCTCGACGACGTCGAGCCGCCCAAGCCCCCGGTCACGTCCGGTGACGTCACGTTCGTCGAGGCTGCCATCGGGTCCGACCCGGCGTCACCCGAGGCCTTCGCCACCGTCGAACGGGTCCGAGACGCCGTCCACGGCGTCGAGGGCGCCGACGCCCTCGTGGGCGGCAACTCCGCGTTCTTCCTCGACACCCGGGACGCCGCCAACCGCGACAACCTCGTGATCATCCCGGTCATCCTGGTCCTGGTGTTCTTCATCCTGATGCTCCTGCTGCGGTCGGTGCTGGCACCGCTCATCCTGATCGCCACCGTCGTGCTGTCCTTCGGGGCCGCGCTCGGCATCTCGGTGATGCTCTTCGAGTACGTCTTCGGGTTCGCCGGGTCCGATCCCGGCTTCCCGCTGTTCGCGTTCGTCTTCCTGGTGGCGCTCGGCATCGACTACAACATCTTCCTGATGACCCGGGTGCGCGAGGAGACGATGCACTCCGGCACCCGCAAGGGTGCGCTGGTCGCGCTCACCTCCACCGGCGGTGTGATCACCAGCGCCGGCCTGGTGCTGGCCGCCACGTTCCTGGTGCTGGGCACCATCCCCGTGGTGTTCCTGGCCCAGCTCGGCGTCGCGGTCGCCCTCGGGGTCATCCTCGACACCATGATCGTGCGCTCGGTGCTCGTCACCGCGATCAACGTGGACCTCGGTGGCCGGATCTGGTGGCCGAGCCGGCTCGACACCGAGGACCGCGCCCTGACCGTCGACGAGGTCGCGGCGCCGATGGAGACCGTGCACTGA
- a CDS encoding alkaline phosphatase D family protein gives MTSRDPRLGRRPVLLGTAAAGLLATTPTRAALARPGQLRHRLHLPSGVQSGDVSTDRAVLWARSSGPGRLVARIDDGRVVRGPEVGEGSDFTGRIELRGLRPGREHAATLWFEGEDGSRGETATLTFRTGDRRPAPTSFVWTGDTAGQGWGINPDLGGMTAYATMAATSPDFFVHAGDTVYSDGPLEETVVEPDGQVWRNVLIPEVTKVAETLAEFRARHRYNLMDDNVRRMYAEVPVLAQWDDHETTNNWYPGEILADDRYIEKRVDVLAARARRAWQEWQPIQGAAVRGRGRDGFAAARIYRKVERGAHLDVFCLDMRTHKSPNTANTEPAPTPVLGGQQVGWLIRELRGSRATWKVISADLPLGLVVPDGTAQEGVGNGDPGTPLGRELEIARVLSAIRRYGIRNVVWITADVHYCAAHHYSPDRAAFTDFDPFWELVAGPINAGTFGPNALDATFGPEVEFSKVGDHPNQSPRGGNQFFGHVAIDEAGLLTASLRDTSGTVLWSRDLEPDPA, from the coding sequence ATGACCTCTCGGGACCCCCGCCTCGGCCGCCGCCCCGTCCTGCTCGGGACGGCCGCCGCCGGCCTCCTCGCCACCACGCCGACCCGCGCCGCCCTGGCGCGCCCCGGCCAGCTCCGCCACCGCCTCCACCTGCCGTCCGGTGTGCAGTCGGGCGACGTGTCCACCGACCGGGCCGTCCTCTGGGCTCGCAGCTCCGGTCCCGGCCGCCTGGTCGCCCGCATCGACGACGGCCGTGTGGTCCGCGGTCCCGAGGTGGGGGAGGGGAGCGACTTCACCGGCCGGATCGAGCTGCGCGGCCTGCGCCCGGGGCGCGAGCACGCGGCGACCCTGTGGTTCGAGGGCGAGGACGGCTCGCGCGGCGAGACCGCCACCCTCACCTTCCGCACCGGCGACCGCCGCCCCGCCCCGACCAGCTTCGTGTGGACCGGCGACACCGCCGGCCAGGGCTGGGGCATCAACCCCGACCTGGGCGGCATGACCGCGTACGCCACGATGGCCGCCACCAGTCCCGACTTCTTCGTGCACGCCGGTGACACCGTCTACTCCGACGGGCCCCTGGAGGAGACGGTCGTCGAGCCCGACGGGCAGGTCTGGCGCAACGTGCTGATCCCCGAGGTCACCAAGGTGGCCGAGACGCTCGCGGAGTTCCGGGCGCGCCACCGCTACAACCTCATGGACGACAACGTCCGGCGGATGTACGCCGAGGTCCCGGTGCTGGCGCAGTGGGACGACCACGAGACCACCAACAACTGGTACCCGGGCGAGATCCTCGCCGACGACCGCTACATCGAGAAGCGGGTCGACGTGCTCGCCGCCCGCGCCCGCCGCGCCTGGCAGGAGTGGCAGCCGATCCAGGGCGCCGCGGTCCGCGGTCGCGGCCGCGACGGCTTCGCCGCGGCGCGCATCTACCGCAAGGTCGAGCGCGGCGCCCACCTCGACGTCTTCTGCCTGGACATGCGCACCCACAAGTCGCCCAACACCGCCAACACCGAGCCGGCGCCGACGCCGGTCCTCGGCGGCCAGCAGGTCGGCTGGCTGATCCGTGAGCTGCGAGGCTCCCGCGCCACGTGGAAGGTGATCTCCGCCGACCTGCCGCTCGGGCTCGTGGTCCCCGACGGCACCGCCCAGGAGGGAGTCGGCAACGGCGATCCCGGGACCCCGCTGGGGCGCGAGCTCGAGATCGCCCGGGTGCTCTCGGCGATCAGGCGGTACGGCATCCGCAACGTGGTCTGGATCACCGCCGACGTGCACTACTGCGCGGCTCACCACTACTCCCCGGACCGAGCGGCCTTCACCGACTTCGACCCGTTCTGGGAGCTGGTCGCCGGACCGATCAACGCGGGCACCTTCGGCCCGAACGCCCTCGACGCCACGTTCGGCCCCGAGGTGGAGTTCTCCAAGGTCGGCGACCACCCCAACCAGTCGCCCCGCGGTGGCAACCAGTTCTTCGGCCACGTCGCCATCGACGAGGCCGGCCTGCTGACCGCCTCGCTGCGTGACACGTCGGGGACCGTGCTGTGGAGCCGCGACCTCGAGCCCGACCCGGCCTGA